From the genome of Kaistella daneshvariae, one region includes:
- the ribH gene encoding 6,7-dimethyl-8-ribityllumazine synthase has translation MATVNLSDYQPLKISDASSFRIGIVVSEWNDFVTDNLRDGALETLLKEGIPEDHIKIFNVPGAFELNYATMQLCKTGYFHAVIAIGCVIRGETPHFDYVCSAVAQGIKDCNILTDVPAIFCVLTDDTKEQSIARSGGALGNKGIEAAVTAMQMVAFKGDL, from the coding sequence ATGGCAACTGTAAATCTTTCAGATTATCAACCATTAAAAATCAGCGATGCCAGTTCTTTTAGAATTGGCATTGTTGTTTCCGAATGGAATGATTTTGTAACCGATAATTTGCGCGACGGCGCGCTGGAAACGCTGCTAAAAGAAGGCATACCAGAAGATCATATTAAAATCTTTAACGTGCCCGGCGCTTTTGAGCTTAATTATGCGACGATGCAACTCTGTAAAACCGGCTATTTCCATGCGGTAATTGCAATTGGTTGCGTCATCCGCGGCGAAACACCACATTTTGATTATGTTTGTTCCGCAGTGGCGCAGGGAATTAAAGATTGCAATATTTTGACGGATGTTCCGGCAATTTTTTGTGTTTTAACCGACGATACCAAAGAGCAATCCATTGCCAGAAGTGGCGGCGCGCTCGGAAATAAAGGGATTGAAGCTGCGGTTACCGCAATGCAAATGGTGGCTTTCAAGGGTGACCTTTAA
- a CDS encoding adenine phosphoribosyltransferase: protein MMNQQLVEELEKTIENIPNFPKEGIQFKDITPIFLNPQLYKDVIHDLAAFSRDKIDVVCGIESRGYLFGIAIAVALDVPFILIRKQGKLPPPFLGQKYDLEYGSAEIEMRTGQLKPGQRVLIHDDLLATGGTTEAAALLVEKQGGVVSQFSFLIALKDLAGEERLKKFNAEVHQILSY from the coding sequence ATGATGAATCAGCAGTTAGTAGAAGAATTAGAAAAAACCATTGAAAATATCCCGAATTTTCCCAAAGAGGGAATTCAGTTCAAAGATATTACGCCCATTTTTCTGAACCCTCAGTTGTATAAAGACGTCATCCATGATTTGGCGGCTTTCAGTCGGGACAAGATTGATGTAGTGTGCGGTATTGAAAGCCGCGGTTACTTATTTGGAATTGCGATCGCCGTTGCGCTGGATGTCCCCTTTATTTTAATTCGAAAACAAGGCAAGCTGCCTCCACCTTTCCTTGGTCAGAAATATGACTTGGAATATGGCTCCGCCGAAATTGAAATGCGGACCGGCCAGTTGAAACCGGGACAAAGAGTTTTGATCCACGATGATTTGCTGGCCACCGGCGGTACTACTGAAGCTGCGGCGCTTTTGGTAGAAAAACAAGGCGGTGTGGTTTCGCAGTTCAGCTTTCTAATCGCTTTGAAAGATTTAGCAGGTGAAGAACGCTTGAAAAAATTCAACGCCGAAGTTCATCAAATCCTCAGCTATTAA
- a CDS encoding DUF6694 family lipoprotein has translation MNILTDISLKAILKKSRFLLLIFVFASLASCKKTTVDATNTKTLQSSINDMASSLTTLQQVKFSEALYIIKTFGVEAEGSYNELQALGKLINGKKVPEIFALADNVAKSNGIDWTSTGPPSLGEMNIFGNESAKESDPNEVSANSLSITINPLANDEVLGVQSLQVVPRLLDNRGQKVNFTGAALEVVLQVFSGGNQVLQAKNLMQDNNFKGFTLRFASLPSQKIINNQIDITVTVKTTKKTFKMTKVGVDVNPKALRMPPGDPEKNPANPDAQLPTDSIRLNDDTPVDKAVIPAGDPKATVSRFLNNLSTQNLRGAYATADNPAWGSYDQFSNPTSGFGGVKGVNVKNIATTSVNPNSANVNATYDITDKDGKTTSIQVTFGLKNTNGEWKISSYKIN, from the coding sequence ATGAACATTTTAACTGATATTTCGCTAAAGGCAATCTTAAAAAAAAGCCGCTTTTTGCTCCTAATTTTTGTTTTTGCCTCCCTTGCAAGTTGTAAAAAAACTACCGTTGATGCCACCAACACCAAAACATTGCAGTCAAGTATCAATGATATGGCATCCAGTTTAACCACGCTGCAGCAGGTAAAATTTAGTGAAGCTTTATACATCATTAAAACTTTTGGTGTAGAAGCGGAAGGTTCCTACAACGAACTGCAGGCGTTGGGGAAACTAATCAACGGAAAAAAAGTTCCGGAAATTTTCGCCTTAGCGGATAATGTCGCAAAAAGCAACGGCATCGATTGGACCAGCACCGGACCACCGTCGCTGGGGGAAATGAATATTTTTGGTAATGAATCGGCGAAAGAATCTGATCCTAACGAGGTTTCCGCGAACTCCTTAAGCATCACCATAAATCCACTCGCAAACGACGAAGTTTTGGGCGTACAGTCTTTACAGGTTGTGCCGCGTTTATTAGACAATAGAGGACAGAAAGTTAATTTCACCGGTGCCGCTTTGGAAGTAGTGCTTCAGGTATTCAGCGGTGGTAATCAGGTTTTGCAGGCTAAAAATTTAATGCAGGACAATAATTTCAAAGGTTTCACCTTAAGATTTGCTTCCCTTCCATCGCAGAAAATCATCAATAACCAAATCGACATTACCGTTACGGTAAAAACCACCAAGAAAACCTTTAAAATGACCAAAGTAGGTGTTGACGTAAACCCTAAAGCTTTGCGCATGCCGCCAGGCGACCCTGAAAAAAATCCGGCAAATCCAGATGCACAGCTTCCAACGGATTCGATAAGACTAAATGACGATACGCCCGTGGACAAAGCAGTTATTCCTGCCGGAGATCCAAAAGCTACGGTTTCGCGTTTTCTCAACAATCTTTCTACGCAAAATTTAAGAGGTGCTTATGCCACCGCGGATAATCCGGCGTGGGGCTCTTACGATCAGTTTTCAAATCCTACTTCCGGTTTTGGCGGTGTTAAAGGCGTGAACGTAAAAAATATCGCCACCACTTCAGTTAATCCCAATTCCGCAAACGTTAATGCAACATATGACATTACCGACAAAGACGGAAAAACAACCTCTATTCAGGTGACTTTCGGGCTCAAGAATACAAATGGAGAATGGAAGATTTCCAGCTATAAAATCAATTAA
- a CDS encoding ArnT family glycosyltransferase, which produces MQQKAFYNSTKFFKIALISLIVARLILNALIPVMDQTEARYAEIARLMAETGNWITPQIDYSIPFWAKPPLSTWLSALSIKVFGVNEFAVRFPAFAISMLLLLLLKPFARRANLPLVIPAFILFTLPEFLLHVGVVSTDMTLLLSITLMMVSFWESMNGGKRYWSYLFFVAIGLGFLAKGPIILLLTGPPLFAWAVWFKSFRKLFTAFPWIVGILIVIAVALPWYYLAEQATPGFLEYFFVGEHYKRFFDASWKGDKYGFPKIQPFGIIWVFLFSLALPWILFFANKVATKPKIILKDRWLLFLALWILWTPLFFTSSKSLIHTYILPCCVPLALFVATFWDQIKHKKTYVVSALVVPVLSVVIIMLYFVPGVFENNTNTDKYILKDYNGEKLFYLGEKTYSSQFYSRGHVKTIAVEKLDSLKKADRNFLLLVRKRNIEEVQDAPDLIKLDESRKSVLFKIK; this is translated from the coding sequence ATGCAGCAAAAAGCATTTTATAATTCAACAAAGTTTTTCAAAATTGCACTTATCTCCCTGATTGTTGCGCGTTTAATTCTAAACGCGCTGATTCCCGTGATGGACCAGACCGAAGCCCGCTACGCGGAAATTGCGCGGCTGATGGCAGAAACCGGCAACTGGATTACACCACAAATCGACTACAGCATACCCTTTTGGGCAAAGCCGCCACTTTCGACATGGCTTTCCGCCTTATCGATTAAAGTTTTTGGAGTTAATGAATTTGCCGTACGCTTTCCCGCGTTTGCAATTTCGATGTTGCTGCTTCTGTTGCTGAAACCTTTCGCCCGCCGTGCAAACCTTCCACTGGTTATACCTGCTTTTATTCTGTTTACGCTGCCGGAATTTTTGTTACACGTTGGTGTTGTTTCCACAGATATGACGTTATTGTTGTCTATTACCCTGATGATGGTTTCATTTTGGGAAAGCATGAACGGCGGAAAGCGATATTGGAGTTATCTTTTCTTTGTGGCAATAGGTCTTGGATTTCTGGCAAAAGGACCAATCATATTGCTGTTGACCGGTCCGCCATTATTTGCCTGGGCGGTTTGGTTCAAATCCTTTCGCAAGCTTTTTACAGCATTCCCCTGGATAGTTGGTATTTTAATCGTGATCGCCGTGGCGCTGCCGTGGTATTATCTTGCTGAACAAGCTACACCGGGTTTTCTGGAGTATTTTTTTGTGGGTGAGCATTATAAACGGTTTTTTGATGCCTCCTGGAAAGGAGACAAATACGGTTTTCCAAAGATCCAGCCGTTTGGGATTATCTGGGTTTTTCTGTTTTCGTTAGCCTTACCCTGGATTCTCTTTTTCGCCAACAAAGTTGCAACGAAACCTAAAATCATCCTAAAGGACCGATGGCTTTTATTTTTAGCACTTTGGATTTTATGGACTCCGTTATTTTTTACCTCTTCCAAAAGTTTAATTCATACCTATATTTTACCATGCTGTGTTCCGCTTGCGCTTTTTGTAGCCACTTTTTGGGACCAGATTAAACATAAAAAAACTTATGTGGTGTCTGCACTGGTCGTTCCGGTCCTGTCGGTTGTGATTATCATGCTTTATTTTGTGCCCGGCGTTTTCGAAAACAACACCAACACCGATAAGTACATTTTAAAAGATTACAACGGCGAAAAACTTTTTTACCTTGGCGAAAAAACTTATTCCAGTCAGTTTTACAGTAGAGGACACGTAAAAACGATAGCGGTGGAAAAGCTGGACAGTCTGAAAAAAGCCGACAGAAACTTTCTTTTACTGGTTCGTAAACGAAATATCGAAGAAGTTCAGGATGCTCCGGATTTAATTAAGCTCGACGAAAGCCGGAAAAGTGTTTTGTTTAAAATAAAATAG
- a CDS encoding DUF3341 domain-containing protein, whose protein sequence is MSTTKRIYGMYADDDDLLEGVKAFNDKGIAIAEVYTPFPVHGLDKALGLRKTRISDAAFIYAVYGLTIGALVTWYTMNHDWPMNIGGKPAFTWGENMPAFVVPMFELMVFCAAHMMSLTFLVRNKMYPGCPPQNPDPRTTDDKFMMEFVTDNVDAVKQILIDTGVEEITVKDA, encoded by the coding sequence ATGAGCACCACTAAAAGAATATACGGCATGTATGCCGACGACGATGATTTATTGGAAGGTGTAAAAGCTTTCAACGATAAAGGTATCGCGATTGCAGAAGTCTACACACCATTCCCGGTACACGGGCTGGACAAGGCTTTAGGTTTAAGAAAAACCAGAATTTCTGACGCTGCATTTATTTACGCAGTGTACGGTTTAACAATCGGTGCTTTGGTTACCTGGTATACGATGAATCATGACTGGCCAATGAATATTGGTGGTAAGCCTGCATTTACGTGGGGTGAAAATATGCCCGCTTTCGTGGTTCCAATGTTTGAATTGATGGTTTTCTGTGCGGCACACATGATGTCCCTTACCTTTTTGGTGAGAAACAAAATGTATCCTGGATGCCCACCGCAAAACCCGGATCCGCGCACGACCGATGATAAGTTCATGATGGAATTTGTTACAGACAATGTAGATGCAGTAAAACAAATCCTGATTGATACCGGGGTTGAAGAAATAACTGTAAAAGATGCTTAA
- a CDS encoding YfgM family protein, with protein sequence MAKQRPHINKNDMEGKETVEVFKDLDRGALDTERFLEKNAKLLTIIFGALVVAVLGFFAYKQFYVQPRNEEATLSYLSAQKNLAEGKTDLALGGKSAANPGYLGTFKDYSDTEVGKLSAYNAGLIKFKEGKYQEAYDLLDKFSSDSKVLTALKYGAMADSQSNLNKNEDALSLLDKAISASDDPYTKYYFTRKAGTLALAMKKNAEAKKYFSTIEEKYEDYDNGMSDAYIEMVKYF encoded by the coding sequence ATGGCAAAACAGAGACCTCACATCAACAAAAACGATATGGAAGGTAAGGAAACGGTAGAAGTTTTTAAAGATTTAGACCGCGGTGCTTTAGATACCGAAAGATTTCTGGAAAAAAATGCAAAACTTCTGACCATCATTTTTGGTGCTTTAGTGGTCGCTGTACTGGGCTTTTTTGCCTACAAACAGTTTTATGTTCAGCCACGCAACGAAGAGGCAACTTTAAGCTATTTGTCTGCACAAAAAAATCTTGCTGAAGGTAAAACAGATTTGGCGTTAGGTGGAAAAAGCGCGGCAAACCCGGGATATCTAGGAACTTTTAAAGATTATTCCGATACTGAAGTTGGAAAACTTTCTGCTTATAATGCAGGCTTAATTAAATTTAAGGAAGGGAAGTACCAGGAAGCTTACGATTTGTTGGATAAATTCTCCAGCGACAGCAAAGTTTTAACTGCTTTGAAATATGGTGCAATGGCAGACAGCCAATCCAATCTAAATAAAAACGAAGATGCGTTATCACTTTTAGATAAAGCAATTTCTGCAAGTGACGATCCCTACACCAAATATTACTTCACCAGAAAAGCCGGAACTTTAGCTTTAGCGATGAAGAAAAATGCGGAAGCAAAAAAATATTTTTCTACCATCGAGGAAAAGTACGAGGATTACGATAACGGCATGTCTGACGCATACATCGAAATGGTAAAATATTTCTAA
- a CDS encoding quinol:cytochrome C oxidoreductase, whose protein sequence is MYSFSPKLRLYSIIFIIAGLVLFGAGYFLNHAADDAQIEHMMEAVHAGGNHAPSNSSELVGPQDHAAHLEHAKLQFHNQPLAAIHTVAVFLFALSCCALFFYAIQTASHAGWSIIILRVMEAIASFIPWAGAIIVIIMLLNVSHLGHLFHWMDPELTEKGNPNFDAILFEKKTFLNIPFYAVRTLIYVIGASFFAWKLKSLSKKVDETKSRATYATYYNWNVGYIAFFGFASAAWAWDWLMSIDPHWYSTMYIWYAMVSTLASSIAAILLISVYLKKKGFLPQFNDNHLHDLGVFLFASTMLWTYTWFAQFMLYWYANIPEEVNYFYGRFEYYGWAFWLILVLNFALPLMVMVSSSIKRNYTVMTTMAIIIICGHWLVYYNMVMPGSVGPYWENITGLLTNLGAVLFGLGLFVFAVLTALSKRKLIPEGNPFVHESKIYEYPF, encoded by the coding sequence ATGTATAGTTTTTCACCGAAATTAAGATTATATTCAATCATATTCATCATTGCGGGATTGGTGCTTTTTGGCGCAGGGTACTTTTTGAACCATGCTGCAGATGATGCACAAATTGAGCATATGATGGAAGCTGTTCATGCTGGCGGTAATCATGCACCCTCTAACTCCAGCGAGCTAGTAGGACCGCAGGATCATGCCGCTCATTTGGAACATGCTAAACTGCAATTCCACAATCAGCCATTAGCAGCCATCCACACAGTAGCAGTTTTCCTTTTTGCACTAAGTTGTTGTGCCTTGTTTTTCTATGCAATTCAAACAGCCTCACACGCAGGTTGGTCAATCATCATCCTACGGGTGATGGAGGCAATCGCTTCATTTATTCCATGGGCGGGGGCGATCATCGTGATCATTATGTTGCTGAACGTTTCCCATTTAGGACATCTCTTCCATTGGATGGATCCTGAACTCACCGAAAAAGGAAACCCGAATTTTGATGCAATCTTATTTGAAAAGAAAACATTTTTAAATATTCCTTTTTATGCGGTAAGAACATTAATTTATGTAATCGGTGCTTCTTTCTTCGCCTGGAAACTTAAAAGCCTTTCCAAAAAAGTGGACGAAACAAAAAGTAGAGCTACCTATGCCACTTATTATAACTGGAATGTAGGATATATCGCTTTCTTCGGTTTCGCATCTGCCGCTTGGGCTTGGGATTGGTTAATGTCCATCGATCCGCACTGGTATTCTACCATGTATATCTGGTATGCGATGGTAAGTACATTAGCTTCCTCAATTGCTGCGATTTTATTAATCAGCGTTTATTTGAAGAAAAAAGGTTTCTTACCTCAGTTTAATGATAACCACTTACATGATTTAGGCGTATTCTTATTTGCTTCTACCATGTTGTGGACGTACACCTGGTTTGCACAGTTCATGCTGTACTGGTATGCAAATATTCCGGAAGAGGTGAACTACTTCTATGGTCGATTTGAATACTACGGTTGGGCGTTCTGGTTAATTTTAGTCTTAAACTTTGCACTTCCTTTAATGGTCATGGTAAGTTCCAGCATCAAAAGAAACTATACCGTAATGACGACGATGGCAATCATCATCATTTGTGGACACTGGTTGGTGTATTACAATATGGTAATGCCTGGTTCCGTGGGTCCTTACTGGGAAAATATCACCGGATTATTAACTAATCTTGGAGCGGTATTGTTCGGTTTAGGTTTGTTTGTTTTCGCGGTATTGACTGCATTATCCAAACGAAAACTAATTCCTGAAGGAAACCCGTTCGTTCATGAATCTAAAATTTATGAATATCCGTTCTAA
- a CDS encoding glycosyltransferase has translation MKNAVIIPCYNESSRLPLDEYSVFLLTNTDCKLIFVNDGSTDDTLSILQHLQISFPEAVQIITLEQNAGKAAAVRAGMLACHDASFEKVGYLDADLATSLEEWRAIANNVSGDIVFAFGSRISKIDNYISRKKYRHYSGRVIATFISEALGIAVYDTQCGCKVFSAGLVKPLFEDAFISKWLFDVEIFFRLKNRHGGPEMSKICREIPLKRWHDVDESKVKFTYFFKLWIDLFLIAKKYRNAAKSIL, from the coding sequence TTGAAAAACGCAGTCATCATTCCTTGTTATAACGAATCTTCGCGGCTGCCGCTCGATGAATATTCTGTGTTTCTGCTTACAAACACGGACTGTAAATTAATTTTCGTTAACGACGGTTCTACTGATGATACCTTGAGTATTCTTCAGCATTTGCAGATTAGCTTTCCGGAAGCAGTACAAATTATTACCCTTGAGCAAAACGCAGGTAAAGCGGCAGCGGTTCGGGCTGGTATGTTGGCTTGTCACGATGCTAGCTTTGAAAAGGTAGGCTATCTCGATGCAGATCTTGCAACCTCGCTTGAAGAATGGCGTGCCATTGCTAACAACGTTTCTGGCGACATTGTCTTCGCTTTTGGTTCCCGAATTTCCAAGATAGACAATTATATCTCAAGAAAGAAATATCGTCACTATTCCGGGCGGGTCATTGCGACTTTTATTTCGGAAGCGTTGGGAATTGCAGTTTACGACACGCAGTGTGGCTGCAAAGTTTTCAGCGCAGGCTTGGTAAAACCGTTGTTTGAAGATGCATTTATTTCAAAATGGCTCTTCGATGTGGAGATTTTTTTCCGGCTTAAAAACCGACATGGCGGACCGGAAATGTCCAAGATTTGCCGTGAGATTCCACTAAAACGTTGGCATGATGTCGATGAATCCAAAGTAAAATTTACCTATTTTTTCAAGCTCTGGATCGATCTTTTTTTAATCGCTAAAAAATACCGAAATGCAGCAAAAAGCATTTTATAA
- the nrfD gene encoding NrfD/PsrC family molybdoenzyme membrane anchor subunit, with protein sequence MSGHYEAPIREPLIIGHKTYHDISEDIARPIEERAGKLWWVSFWIALALFVYGFGCIAYTIGTGIGAWGLNRTNNWGWDITNFVWWVGIGHAGTLISAVLLLFRQRWRMSVNRSAEAMTIFAVVQAAIFPVIHMGRVWVGYWVFPLPNQFGSLWTNFNSPLLWDVFAISTYFSVSTVFWFMGLIPDFAMIRDRAKTPWTKRIYTFLSFGWGGKAKHWQRFEELSLVLAGLATPLVFSVHTTVSFDFATSVIKGWHSTIYPPYFVAGAIFSGFAMVQTLLLVARKVAHLEDYITMYHIEIMNIVIIVTGGMVTVAYATEYFIAWYSGSRYEDFTYLSPGAATGPYWWAFWALIICNLVIPALFWFKKIRTNIFATFIIALVINIGMWFERFDIIVINISRDYLPSSWTMFKPSIIDVGVYLGTIGFFGVLFLLYARTFPVIAQAELKTILKISGETYKAKEEEDEHH encoded by the coding sequence ATGTCAGGACATTACGAAGCTCCGATAAGGGAACCTTTAATTATTGGTCACAAGACTTATCACGATATCTCCGAGGATATCGCCAGACCTATAGAAGAAAGAGCAGGGAAGTTATGGTGGGTTTCTTTTTGGATCGCATTAGCCCTTTTCGTCTACGGATTTGGTTGTATTGCTTACACCATCGGTACCGGTATTGGTGCCTGGGGACTTAACCGAACCAACAACTGGGGCTGGGATATTACCAACTTTGTATGGTGGGTAGGTATCGGTCACGCAGGAACACTTATTTCTGCTGTACTTTTATTATTTAGACAAAGATGGAGAATGTCTGTAAACCGTTCTGCGGAAGCGATGACAATTTTCGCGGTAGTTCAGGCAGCGATATTCCCGGTAATTCACATGGGTAGAGTGTGGGTAGGATATTGGGTTTTCCCTTTACCAAACCAGTTTGGTTCACTTTGGACCAACTTTAACTCGCCACTACTTTGGGACGTATTTGCAATTTCTACTTATTTCTCCGTATCCACAGTTTTCTGGTTTATGGGATTGATTCCGGATTTTGCGATGATTAGAGACCGTGCAAAAACTCCGTGGACCAAAAGAATCTATACCTTCCTATCCTTCGGATGGGGTGGAAAAGCAAAACACTGGCAGCGTTTCGAAGAACTATCTTTGGTATTGGCAGGTTTGGCAACACCACTTGTATTCTCGGTACACACCACGGTATCCTTTGACTTTGCTACGTCGGTGATCAAGGGTTGGCACTCCACCATTTATCCACCGTATTTCGTTGCAGGAGCAATTTTCTCCGGATTTGCAATGGTACAGACGCTTTTGTTGGTTGCAAGAAAAGTGGCACACTTAGAAGATTATATTACCATGTATCATATAGAAATTATGAACATCGTAATCATTGTAACAGGTGGTATGGTAACTGTAGCTTATGCTACCGAATATTTTATCGCTTGGTATTCCGGATCAAGATATGAGGATTTCACCTACCTTTCACCAGGTGCTGCAACCGGACCTTACTGGTGGGCGTTCTGGGCATTGATTATCTGTAACTTGGTAATTCCAGCTTTATTCTGGTTCAAGAAAATCAGAACAAACATTTTCGCGACATTTATTATCGCTTTGGTAATCAATATTGGGATGTGGTTTGAAAGATTTGACATTATCGTCATCAATATTTCCAGAGATTATTTACCGAGTTCCTGGACCATGTTTAAACCTTCAATTATTGATGTCGGCGTCTATTTAGGAACAATTGGTTTCTTCGGAGTTTTATTCTTATTGTACGCCAGAACCTTCCCGGTTATTGCACAGGCAGAATTGAAGACCATCTTGAAGATATCAGGTGAAACTTATAAAGCTAAAGAAGAAGAAGATGAGCACCACTAA
- a CDS encoding c-type cytochrome: MLKMTKNIIKVTAILGFAAISLSSCSDANPPLVYFPDMYFPVAYDPLMKAEDAYSDHDNSIPAFVKNNGGTGLGSVNGTVAQNEEGIADQAANKAMTPDEYNAGYDESKLLTTSPLDPANQEKDIKRGKILYDQTCAACHGVAGDGQGPIVQSGAYLGVPKYADREITVGSVHYVLTNGRNAMGSYAGQLKPGDRWRVALYVMNAFKGGTTAAPAAAPAASATAAAAPAAASDAAQASTSSTSPKK; this comes from the coding sequence ATGCTTAAGATGACAAAGAATATAATTAAAGTTACAGCAATCTTAGGATTCGCCGCAATTAGCTTAAGTTCTTGCAGCGACGCAAATCCGCCTTTGGTTTATTTTCCGGATATGTATTTTCCAGTAGCGTACGATCCTTTGATGAAGGCTGAAGATGCATACTCAGACCACGATAATTCCATTCCTGCTTTTGTTAAAAATAATGGAGGTACCGGTCTTGGTTCTGTGAACGGAACAGTAGCACAAAACGAAGAAGGAATTGCAGATCAGGCTGCTAACAAAGCAATGACTCCGGACGAGTACAACGCAGGTTATGACGAGTCTAAACTTCTTACCACTTCACCTTTGGATCCTGCAAACCAGGAAAAAGATATTAAGCGCGGTAAGATTTTATATGACCAAACCTGTGCTGCATGCCACGGCGTAGCTGGTGATGGTCAGGGACCAATCGTACAAAGTGGTGCATACCTCGGGGTTCCGAAATATGCTGACAGAGAGATTACCGTCGGTTCGGTTCATTATGTGTTAACTAACGGTAGAAATGCCATGGGATCATACGCGGGTCAGCTAAAACCTGGTGATCGATGGAGAGTTGCCCTTTATGTGATGAATGCATTTAAAGGAGGTACAACAGCCGCGCCTGCAGCTGCTCCTGCCGCGTCTGCCACAGCCGCTGCAGCACCAGCCGCTGCGAGCGATGCTGCGCAAGCGTCAACATCTAGTACGAGTCCTAAAAAATAA